From Mastacembelus armatus chromosome 13, fMasArm1.2, whole genome shotgun sequence, one genomic window encodes:
- the LOC113125319 gene encoding myelin protein zero-like protein 2 has product MIIRQPAVHPMCVNGLYFFTVLSGLAGMLQVSGIHIYTPGDMEAVNGTDVRLKCTFHSSFPLNPSAITVSWSFRPLTPSREETVFHYQVKPYPPLEGIFRNRVAWAGDIMGRDASIIIRQVKFSYNGTYICQVKNPPDVHGMVGEIRLHVVTTASFSELLLLALGVGGGIAAVVILLIIIVSCRRCRRRRQRQLEVNEEAPRKQRKDPTVW; this is encoded by the exons ATGATCATCAGACAACCTGCCGTCCATCCAATGTGCGTAAACGGGCTCTATTTCTTCACCGTCCTGTCTGGACTTGCAG GCATGTTGCAGGTCAGTGggatacatatatacacacctGGAGATATGGAGGCTGTCAATGGGACCGACGTTCGCCTGAAGTGCACATTCCACAGTTCCTTTCCTCTTAACCCCAGTGCCATCACCGTCTCCTGGAGCTTCAGACCCCTCACTCCAAGCCGAGAGGAGAcg GTGTTCCACTACCAAGTGAAACCATACCCTCCTCTAGAGGGCATTTTCAGGAATCGTGTGGCGTGGGCCGGTGACATCATGGGTCGTGACGCCTCCATCATAATTCGACAGGTGAAGTTCAGTTACAATGGCACTTACATCTGCCAGGTGAAGAATCCACCGGATGTCCATGGAATGGTTGGAGAGATTCGACTCCATGTCGTCACCACAG CCTCTTTCTCCGAGCTCCTTCTCCTGGCGTTGGGCGTCGGGGGCGGTATTGCAGCTGTGgtcatcctcctcatcatcattgTTTCCTGCAGGCggtgcaggaggaggagacagagacagctgGAAGTGAATGAGGAGGCACCTCGCAAGCAGAGGAAAGATCCCACTGTGTGGTAA
- the gap43 gene encoding LOW QUALITY PROTEIN: neuromodulin (The sequence of the model RefSeq protein was modified relative to this genomic sequence to represent the inferred CDS: inserted 2 bases in 1 codon): MLCCIRRTKPVEKNEEADQKIEQDGTTNKPEDKAHKAATKIQASFRGHITRKKMKDGEEEKEGDNPAAAEEATEGGEQTKKAEGEEALAKEEAAGEDAKKEEETSQAKSPVAEKPANSPAAAAPAGTATSPVAVAPAATSPTAASAPSEPQKVEPKAEEKTEEKPKEVEAPVAAAKSPXATAEEKKEEDKSEEKKEEARQADVPAAVSPTAEKEESNQTNDKQDAADDSKAEEATPADAVAEATESKDD; this comes from the exons ATGCTGTGCTGCATAAGAAGAACCAAACCG GTGGAGAAGAATGAGGAGGCGGACCAAAAGATTGAACAGGATGGCACCACCAACAAACCTGAGGACAAGGCCCACAAGGCTGCCACCAAAATACAGGCCAGCTTCCGTGGACACATAACTCGGAAAAAGATGAaagatggagaggaagagaaggagggagacaatcctgctgctgcagaggaggcAACGGAGGGAGGAGAACAGACAAAGaaagcagagggagaggaagcaCTTGCAAAGGAGGAGGCTGCGGGAGAAGACGccaaaaaggaggaggagacaagCCAAGCCAAAAGCCCAGTGGCAGAAAAGCCAGCTAACTCTCCggcagctgctgctcctgcaggtACAGCAACATCTCCTGTAGCGGTGGCCCCGGCTGCTACCTCTCCCACGGCTGCCTCAGCGCCCTCTGAGCCCCAGAAAGTGGAGCcaaaagcagaggagaaaactGAGGAGAAGCCCAAAGAGGTGGAGGCCCCAGTGGCAGCAGCCAAGAGTCC CGCCACAgctgaggagaagaaagaggaagataaGAGCgaagagaaaaaggaggaggcCAGACAAGCCGATgtgcctgctgctgtcagcccAACAGCTGAGAAGGAGGAGTCTAACCAAACAAACGATAAACAAG ATGCTGCAGATGATTCTAAAGCAGAAGAAGCCACCCCAGCAGATGCAGTGGCGGAGGCCACCGAGTCCAAGGACGACTAA
- the mpzl3 gene encoding myelin protein zero-like protein 3, translated as MRVLHQGAGAVNVVLLLCLFACFAPSLVSSITVSSPAELHASKGDTVILPCSFISTSRPTSKMTVDWSYRHQSGGPPQIFFHFSSQAFPPPEGQFMGRIRWHGSPARGDASIALINATLNDNGTYTCSVRNPPDVYGSPLSQTVLTVTPKSASIRFTDVAILLAFILLPSALITLILIGRMLCSKQRLDQSKAYRSPIEVTDGEEYGDHLPAAKVKKTTCCDLYMMDPEDIEEHYKLKTRSPIDEGFAESQC; from the exons ATGCGTGTGTTGCACCAAGGAGCTGGCGCTGTGAATGTggttttgctgctgtgtttgttcgCTTGTTTCG CTCCTTCCTTAGTCTCCTCTATTACAGTCAGTTCTCCAGCAGAGCTCCATGCATCCAAAGGGGACACCGTCATATTGCCCTGCTCTTTCATTTCCACGAGTAGGCCAACCAGTAAGATGACTGTCGACTGGTCCTACAGGCACCAAAGTGGAGGCCCCCCACAGATA TTTTTCCACTTCTCCTCACAAGCGTTCCCTCCACCTGAGGGTCAGTTCATGGGTCGTATCCGGTGGCACGGAAGTCCAGCACGTGGGGACGCCTCCATCGCTCTGATCAACGCCACGTTGAACGATAACGGGACCTACACGTGCTCAGTCAGGAACCCTCCCGATGTTTATGGGTCCCCACTGTCACAGACGGTACTCACCGTCACACCAAAAT CGGCCAGCATTCGCTTCACTGACGTTGCGATCCTCCTCGCTTTCATCCTCCTCCCCTCCGCTCTCATCACCCTCATTCTGATTGGACGGATGCTCTGTTCCAAGCAACGGCTCGACCAATCGAAGGCCTACAGATCACCCATCGAGGTCACAGACGG TGAGGAGTATGGCGACCACCTACCGGCAGCCAAAGTAAAGAAGACCACATGCTGTGACCTATATATGATG GACCCAGAGGATATAGAGGAGCACTACAAGTTAAAAACCAGATCTCCCATAGATGAAGGATTTGCTGAGTCTCAGTGCTAG